A single window of Streptomyces xanthii DNA harbors:
- a CDS encoding LCP family protein, with translation MDAQGRGRAENIDPADQWVLNPQTGDYELRLTPSAEQSGVPGPRRTAPRPGGRRRQQAPQDPGDVPPQRRRREPEALAPDTGRRRSKPKKKSKVKKVLLWTSGTMAFVILAGAGAVYIYLEHLNGNLTVNNTPDAKNSFAKDEAFNILVIGTDKRTGKGNEGYGDKGSVGHADTNILLHVSKDRTNATALSIPRDLIVDVPECTTDGKPIAGTSTVRFNTSLGQDGRDPGCTMRTVKAVTGITPDHFMMADFNAVKTLSTAVGGVEVCVKKPVDDPDSHLKLPAGKSVVKGEQALAFVRTRHAFGNAGDLDRIKVQQQFLGSLARKMSSGDTLTNPSKLTSLAEAATKALTVDQGIGSLNKLKDVALELKKVPPKNISFVTTPVIDNPAEKVHATVVVDQTKAPAIFDAIRNDVSLTETKKKKKAADSARLKGVRSAASEVRVDLYNGGAPAGSAGTTLTWLQNTEGVLKSSQLGNAPKDQAKTTLEYSPDQADQARKLADIMGLPGSALKPGESETNDQGLPAMILILGKDFKGAGVPITGSAKAPDVDKSTADKTVCAE, from the coding sequence GTGGACGCGCAAGGCCGTGGGCGGGCGGAGAACATCGACCCCGCAGACCAGTGGGTCCTGAACCCGCAGACCGGTGATTACGAACTGCGACTGACCCCCTCCGCTGAGCAGTCAGGGGTGCCGGGACCGCGCCGCACCGCACCGCGGCCCGGCGGCCGACGGCGGCAGCAGGCACCGCAGGATCCGGGAGACGTCCCTCCCCAGCGCCGACGGCGCGAGCCGGAGGCCCTGGCCCCGGACACGGGACGGCGCAGGTCGAAGCCGAAGAAGAAGTCGAAGGTCAAGAAGGTCCTGCTGTGGACCTCCGGCACGATGGCCTTCGTGATCCTGGCCGGCGCCGGGGCGGTGTACATCTACCTCGAGCACCTCAACGGCAACCTGACGGTCAACAACACGCCCGACGCCAAGAACAGCTTCGCCAAGGACGAGGCCTTCAACATCCTCGTCATCGGCACGGACAAGCGCACCGGCAAGGGCAACGAGGGCTACGGCGACAAGGGCAGCGTCGGTCACGCCGACACGAACATCCTGCTGCACGTCTCCAAGGACCGGACGAACGCGACCGCGCTGAGCATCCCGCGCGACCTCATCGTCGACGTCCCGGAGTGCACCACCGACGGCAAGCCGATCGCCGGCACCTCGACCGTGCGCTTCAACACGAGCCTCGGCCAGGACGGCCGTGACCCGGGCTGCACCATGCGCACCGTCAAGGCGGTCACCGGGATCACCCCGGACCACTTCATGATGGCCGACTTCAACGCCGTGAAGACCCTGTCCACGGCCGTGGGCGGCGTCGAGGTCTGCGTCAAGAAGCCGGTGGACGACCCGGACTCGCACCTCAAGCTGCCCGCCGGCAAGAGCGTGGTGAAGGGCGAGCAGGCCCTCGCCTTCGTCCGCACCCGGCACGCCTTCGGCAACGCGGGCGACCTGGACCGCATCAAGGTGCAGCAGCAGTTCCTCGGTTCGCTGGCCCGCAAGATGAGCTCCGGCGACACCCTGACGAACCCGTCGAAGCTGACGAGCCTCGCCGAGGCCGCCACCAAGGCGCTCACCGTCGACCAGGGCATCGGCAGCCTGAACAAACTCAAGGACGTCGCCCTGGAGTTGAAGAAGGTCCCGCCGAAGAACATCTCCTTCGTCACGACCCCGGTGATCGACAACCCGGCGGAGAAGGTGCACGCCACCGTCGTCGTCGACCAGACGAAGGCACCGGCGATCTTCGACGCCATCAGGAACGACGTCTCCCTCACGGAGACGAAAAAGAAGAAGAAGGCCGCCGACTCCGCCCGCCTCAAGGGCGTGCGCTCCGCGGCCTCCGAGGTCCGCGTCGACCTCTACAACGGCGGCGCGCCGGCCGGCTCGGCCGGCACCACGCTCACCTGGCTGCAGAACACCGAAGGCGTCCTGAAGTCGAGCCAGTTGGGCAACGCGCCGAAGGACCAGGCCAAGACGACCCTGGAGTACTCGCCGGACCAGGCCGACCAGGCCCGGAAGCTGGCGGACATCATGGGGCTGCCCGGATCGGCACTCAAGCCGGGCGAGAGCGAGACGAACGACCAGGGCCTGCCGGCGATGATCCTGATCCTCGGCAAGGACTTCAAGGGCGCGGGGGTGCCCATCACCGGTTCGGCGAAGGCGCCGGACGTGGACAAATCGACGGCGGACAAAACTGTGTGCGCCGAATGA
- a CDS encoding LCP family protein — MTDSAATPLGPGTGSSPTGAGRVRRRRRRLRYAACALAFLVLVAGGAGWIVYEKLSGNITEDTDAAAELAKYDKERPTVLVHGAQNILLIGSDSRAGKNRKYGRNDGTQRSDTTILLHVAADRKSAVAVSFPRDLMVNMPRCTAPDGKRLEPTFAMFNYAFEAGGSACTIRTVEKVTGIRVDHHMVVDFQGFKDMVNAVDGVTVCLDAPINDADAHLKLSAGEHTLNGEQALGYVRARKSLGNGSDTDRMDRQQRFLGALVQKVQSNGVLLNPTKLYPLLDAATSSLTTDPGLASLRGLYDLVRGMRNIPADRIQFLTVPREAYVYNANRDQLVQPAADQLFRQLRADRPVVVRKEVPAAAHEAEEGSSPGISDETVAYQREMDEKSGASSPASGTPEPTPTFRGNTAKQDTCG; from the coding sequence GTGACCGACTCCGCAGCCACACCGCTCGGCCCGGGCACCGGCTCGTCGCCGACCGGCGCCGGTCGTGTCCGGCGGCGCAGGCGCCGGCTGCGGTACGCGGCGTGCGCGCTGGCGTTCCTGGTGCTCGTGGCGGGCGGGGCCGGCTGGATCGTCTACGAGAAGCTCAGCGGGAACATCACCGAGGACACGGACGCGGCCGCCGAACTCGCGAAGTACGACAAGGAGCGGCCCACCGTCCTCGTGCACGGCGCGCAGAACATCCTGCTCATCGGATCCGACTCGCGCGCCGGCAAGAACCGCAAGTACGGCCGCAACGACGGCACCCAGCGCTCGGACACGACGATCCTGCTGCACGTGGCGGCGGACCGGAAGAGCGCGGTCGCCGTCTCGTTCCCCCGCGACCTGATGGTGAACATGCCGCGCTGCACCGCCCCGGACGGCAAGCGCCTGGAGCCGACGTTCGCCATGTTCAACTACGCGTTCGAGGCGGGCGGTTCCGCCTGCACGATCCGCACGGTGGAGAAGGTGACCGGCATCCGCGTCGACCACCACATGGTCGTCGACTTCCAGGGCTTCAAGGACATGGTGAACGCCGTGGACGGGGTGACCGTCTGCCTGGACGCGCCCATCAATGACGCCGACGCCCATCTGAAGCTGTCCGCGGGCGAGCACACCCTGAACGGCGAGCAGGCCCTCGGCTACGTCCGCGCCCGCAAGAGCCTCGGCAACGGCAGCGACACCGACCGGATGGACCGTCAGCAGCGGTTCCTCGGCGCTCTCGTCCAGAAGGTCCAGAGCAACGGTGTCCTGCTGAACCCGACGAAGCTCTACCCGCTCCTCGACGCCGCCACCTCGTCCCTGACCACCGACCCGGGCCTGGCGAGCCTGCGCGGCCTGTACGACCTGGTGCGCGGGATGCGGAACATCCCGGCCGACCGCATCCAGTTCCTGACCGTGCCCCGGGAGGCGTACGTCTACAACGCCAACCGCGACCAGCTCGTCCAGCCCGCCGCCGACCAGCTCTTCCGGCAGCTGCGCGCCGACCGGCCGGTGGTCGTCCGGAAGGAGGTGCCCGCCGCGGCGCACGAGGCAGAAGAGGGCTCGTCCCCCGGCATTTCCGATGAAACGGTCGCCTATCAACGGGAAATGGACGAGAAGTCCGGGGCCTCGTCCCCCGCCTCCGGCACCCCCGAGCCCACTCCGACGTTCCGGGGCAATACGGCGAAGCAGGACACCTGCGGCTGA
- a CDS encoding TIGR03089 family protein, with translation MKSEPRTAAELLQHALADDPGRPLVTFYDDATGERVELSVATFANWVNKTANLLQGDLNVEPGDRVAVLLPAHWQTAVWLLACASVGAVADVGGDPAAADVVVSGPDTLEAARACSGERVALALRPLGGRFLQTPEGFVDYAVEVPSQGDRFAPFSPVDPDEPSLVVAGAEWTGAEVAARAIADAAPFGLTGPGSRLLSGLSYDTWQGLSAGLFAPLAAGGSVVLCRNLDRLDEEALARRIDSERVSATAK, from the coding sequence GTGAAATCCGAGCCCCGTACTGCCGCCGAACTTCTTCAGCACGCCCTCGCGGACGATCCCGGTCGCCCCCTGGTCACCTTCTACGACGACGCCACCGGGGAGCGCGTGGAGCTGTCCGTGGCCACGTTCGCGAACTGGGTGAACAAGACGGCGAACCTGCTCCAGGGCGACCTGAACGTCGAGCCCGGCGACCGCGTCGCCGTGCTGCTGCCCGCCCACTGGCAGACCGCCGTCTGGCTGCTGGCCTGCGCCTCGGTCGGCGCCGTCGCGGACGTGGGCGGCGACCCGGCCGCCGCCGACGTCGTGGTCAGCGGCCCCGACACGCTGGAGGCGGCCCGCGCCTGTTCCGGCGAGCGCGTCGCCCTCGCGCTGCGCCCGCTCGGCGGCCGCTTCCTCCAGACCCCGGAGGGGTTCGTCGACTACGCCGTCGAGGTCCCCTCGCAGGGCGACCGCTTCGCCCCGTTCTCCCCCGTCGACCCCGACGAGCCCTCGCTGGTCGTCGCGGGGGCCGAGTGGACGGGCGCGGAGGTCGCCGCGCGGGCGATCGCGGACGCCGCCCCGTTCGGGCTGACCGGGCCGGGCTCCCGGCTGCTGTCGGGTCTCTCGTACGACACCTGGCAGGGGCTGAGCGCGGGGCTCTTCGCGCCGCTGGCCGCGGGCGGCTCCGTCGTGCTGTGCCGGAACCTGGACCGGCTCGACGAGGAGGCGCTGGCCCGGCGCATCGACAGCGAGCGGGTGTCGGCGACCGCGAAGTAG